GTTAAGCTAGGGTATATTATATTACGCTACCTTATTCtgcacacacaaatacacaacacacaacacacacgCAAGGTTTGTATACACAAATAATTGTGTGTACAATAAAGGCATCGAAACTGGTTTTTACCTGTTGCAAACAAGAATTCTTGGTTGCAAAAATACCTAGGTATTTACCCAGTTACTTCGgttctattaaaaaaagattatttattaacgaaAATATTAAAGTGTTTTAACTCGTAAAAAGTAACGAGTCAAAGTTATTTGTTTAACCGCGCCAACACTGAAACTACCAGGCGAGAAACTTTAAGAAAActttatgtatgtgtatttaattCCCGAGGAAGGACATTCACCATAAATTcgattttattacatatatcaGAAACAGACCCGTAAACTATTGtccattattaaaatgattgccGTGCCAAATGGaatatatgattttatttgtatatgtagCAAAGCCGTCCAAGTAATGGGATGTACAACTGTTATATGCACACGCATTTACCAATAACAGGTATAAAGACTGATTCGGCGCGCCGCGCGATCCGACGTCCTGTTGCATACAATTCGTAGAAATCGATCGCAGCAACCAATTGCACGATTTTAATAGTAAATCAATACGGTGGtaacggaacacagcaataaTGAGTCGAATAGAAAAACTGGGTAAGGCAAATGCcgaaatagaaaaatccttaactaatgttaatttatgtaaaacagTTGTCCCACTACAACTTAAAACCTACTAACAAGTAAAAGGGGagttatttagtaaaaaataatggaaaacaGAAATATTCTGTAGTTTGGAACGCATTCCAATATACATAACAATTAAATCATTTACTATTAACTGacgatatttttcaaaaaaaacaaatagaacCGAAAAAACTGAGTACCCAGGTTAGAAACTTACACTTAACTTACAGGTGTAGCTATAGGTGTAGGTGTTCATTGGAACTGGAATCCGATATTTAAAAGCGTTTTATAAAATGAGACCGGTATTCGATGCCTTTGGTATAATTAAAATCACGTTTGAAGTTCACCACAAGAATAACTACAAATATTCCTTAATAAACAAAACTCGCGTCAAAAAGTTTTCAAGGTCATGACAGTTATTAGCTACCAGCTTGCGTTTACACCTATGATAgacctaatatatatatatatatatattacaatatatttcaGTATAGTATGTTAGGAGGTTACGACTCCCGCCCTCTAAAGGAGGCAGTCCCACATATGGTTACAATAAAGCTTTTTCACCccgccaaaaaaaaaggtaccttTGGCGTAAAGTATGATCTGagaactttttaaattactacATTTCCAGTTTCCACACTGCAACTATAAAATGTTGACTTCCTTgctattatacaacgtgtaaacgaaaacagtaataatacttcagaggctttagaggtaaattaCACACtgataaatacaaatattctgCCTCTGAAACTATCTGTGAAAGCAatacgctaatagtttttgagtaaacaattttcatagtttttacagaaagaaatcagatacagccctaatatcacatgcaaaactaccatcaagtgactcctgtcactataTTAGGTATGTGTCGCGTAGCggaggtactatgcacgtgtcggtcttttatattcaatagggttgtcataagtaaacacttggaatgttttgaattagtttgtatggaaaaataaatattctaatttaatgtttttgcaGGGTGATTCCCTATGAAATATACTGATGCACCCTTcaaaagtatttcgtaattccgttacacgttgtataaatggaattttttttttgtcgttttgtccttccttcaaacCCTGACAAAGCAAACAagaaacttgatttttggcatagagtcagtggaaaggacggagagtaacatgaaccactttttattccaggaaaacaaacgtgtcccacgggatttgtaaaaacccggGACGAAAAATGAGGGCATCAGTTTAAGTGTTCATACAAGTTGACAGGCCCATCGGCATCTTTAAGTTGAAATAGGAGTCGGAAGATTGGTAGAATGCGGCGTTCGGGGGCAAGTAAAAAGGTAATTGTTTACATAGTTATTCTTATGGCGTTGTGATGAATGTTCTAGAAGTATAACCAAAGACTATTTCTTCGTTGCGAATTTAAGATCTCTTAAAGTTTTGATGACATCTGTACCTATACCTAATTCATATACATTTAGCCTCTAGCGTTGAATGATATATGACGAATACAGAGTTTTgacacacttcaactgacagcacatCTCAAATGACAGAGAACTAATATAATGACTCGATAGAACttcataactattccgacgttatacTACGTTTAATTATAAGGCGTTTATATGTACacatttatatacaatttagttttcgtattaaaatgtattaaataaagactgtataaaaaattaaggctCAGGTATGAGAAGTTATGACTGGCAAACACCCAAACCAAAGATTATACAATAAGCGCCTGTTAGCCAAAGacgatacaaacactacgttattagctaaaaacaaaccaaattgtaataattattgtctACGATACTAGTCTGAGATTCTAGTAGCAGTATACTATGTCAAAGaagtgtatattattagtacagattatgaaaaaataactaCAAAGAATTTACTAAATTGTAACTGCTAACTGCGTATTGAAAAAGTGTACTGGCTCTGTATGACAGTATGAAATGTAgcctcaagttttttatataatttctgattgttttgtaagttgtaaatattctcattgaatgaaattgtaatttctattGAGAAAATAAAAGTCTTTAACCACAAAAAAGGCTTTTAGAACTACTAAGAGGTCTTAGTTTCACAACGATTTTGTTAAGtgaatatagtaaaacataaatacataccaGTTTCAGTGTGCGTGCTTTGTATATGTCGTACCCACTCAGCGGGATTCGGGAAGTGTTTCTGACACAAATCGCATTTTAGTAACGCCATTGTCTCTTCTGTGTCATCGCTCTGTAATAGAGATAGTTACTTGTTACATTTTAGAtttcatcatccgcagcctattaacgtcccattgctgggcacaggcctagTCTAATTGTGGACAGTTAtatagcatagacccaccacgctgctaaaATTTGGGTTTGTGGAATATGAACTTTGGATTTattcaaagttatttaaaattaagacggccgatcggcgcagtttgcagcgaccctgctttctgagaccaagaccgtgggttcgattcccactactgaaaaatatttgtatgatgagcatgaatgtttttcagtgtctgggtgttatatgtaattatttatattattcataaaaaaattcatcagtcgtcttagtacccataatacaagctacgcttactttggggctagatggcgatgtgtgtattgttgtagtatatttatttattattttacataaaaaaacctCGTGTGACTGTTTTTGTGAAAGTTTTATTCGAAATTCGAAATGGCTCGACCGATTAGTATGTCATTTTATACGTATTATTGGTTGGTATGTGAATATATAGGTCGAATATTTCATACCACTAGGTGACGACATACGTGTtcataaaaaatcatatattgGCAGAGTTGAGGCCCAATAGAACTAGGACTAAATGTGGGCCACGAGAAAATTTTGTCGGCCCATCATATCGTgtatgtctatagaaaaaatactagTAACGGGTAGATATAATTAACTCATGACAGCCAGACTGGACTGTTGTCAGTGGcgtgccagggtatgcatacagcgggaaAATTGTGTAAAAGACAAAAATCCTCcccctatacgagttatatatcaattttagggtaggcagtgcttttgtgcatgtatgaagtgcacgccactgacagttGGTGTGGGTAACTCACCGCGGAGCGATCCTTGCGTCGTCTCGCATGGCTGTCCGACTGGTCGCGCGCGTGTTTCTGCACGTGTCGCACCCAGGAGGCGGGCACCGTGAACACTTCCGCGCATAGCTCACAGGCCAGCGGGCTGTACAACTGTAATAAATGGGTATATTAAAGTATactgagcggtgatagcccagttggagTGGTGATAGAGTGAAGCCCACAAGCGTTCACTGCTTAACACAGGTTTTTCCAAGAGCgcactaccagtggcgtgcatagagggtatgtacggtgtatgcagaggatataaaatgaagaaaatccccagtatgagctatatatacttaaggataggctttctaaaactcttacaatgtctatccttaagtttttgacgtgacaacgtcttataataagatggagccggctgcacgcacgaaaaaacttgacgcatgcggcgttacctcgctctgaggcgttccatttaaggcttgaagtgcaagcgagagcgcggaacgagcgacaaagaggcacagtcggcctccgcgttcgatatctgtctctctcctacttgagtgagcgatgcgtccgcgtggacagcttctatacaataatacattaacatgttttcggcaaggacgaagtgcagtgaaaagtgaatgtggtgtcaattgtttatagcaacgataatatctatcaaacaaataaaattaaaattttcttttgaaaaatgcaaccattccatcagtattttcttacgacgtagtcacgttcaactatcgtcagtaagccgactttacaggcaaccaattttttttataactcttatcggagattttcttcattttatatcatatgcatatcctgtgcataccctcaatgcacgccattCTTAACATTTTCCAAGAGTGCACGACCACACACGGTCCTCAGCcattctcatccagccgcttccggacacctttttaaggtcatctgtccagcgagctggaggtcgtcccacactgcgcttactgattcgcggtctccacaccagaacacgtctgcccgCCATCGGGCTTACGACagtcgaactgcgaggtaccgaaagaatctgcaccgttacgttgttgagaTACACCGAGCCGggtcgaacccaggaccttgaGGTCTGCAGTCAAACAAgctcaccactagaccaaccaGACTTATTCAACGAActagacaataaataaataaaaaaaatgaaataaaaatagcctttattctctgactaaatacatttttgtttatacactactagttactaaatctattatttaattaagttatatttattcttaaaaaatttGTAACACCAGCACGCTTAGTCAGGCTGTCCTTGGACGTAGGCATAACTAGACAATATCATATTGTAATCATATTATAGacactttataaaagaaaaatgaattttataggcaaaattttgctactctgggttacattattgcaattttcttaaagatctccttttttttaaataattttagtctATGTTACTTCGTAAACTATCGTATAGTTTGGCGAAGATATTgccaaaatcggtccagtactttcggaccCTACtggatacaaacaaacaaatgaacaaaaatCTTTCCcctctataattttaataattggttACTGAAcgtattaataaagttttattattataatatcaataaagtTTACCAAGCTGTCTTCATCGATCTCCATGGTATCGTCTATGGGTTCAGACTTGACGCTCATTTCGGCCTGGAACATTTCGGCGATCGATCGCTCCTCCTCTTCAATGCTGCTCGCATCCCATTCCGGTTCCGTCTTAACGTTGACCTCCGTGGTGGCGTCGCTACTGCGGCGTAGAGACTTTTCTGGAACAAACGGACAAACATATTTGTACATATATCTCAAAActaaacttctttttttaacCCCCCCAccccacgcaaaaactacggggtgttataagtttgacgtgtctgcaTGTCTGTATTTGTGCATGTGTGTCTGAGTGTAAGATTCACAGATAACGTGTGGTTGTGTGTGCGttcgtgcgtgcgtgcgtgcgtgcgtgcgtgcgtgcgtgcgtgcctGCGGGCGTGCTTGcgtttgtctgtggcatcgcaTTTCCCGAACTGATGAACCGATTGCTATGTTGATAGAAACCGGTACAAGATGGCCTCTGCCACAAAACggcagattatatattttactccCACAATACTGGTATAAAATGAAGCGGTTTGACAAGTATAGTATACACTATGtcaatttcaaatccaagatggctgccatcACAATATGGCGAATTTTATGAATCCGCCTACTTGTATACGTTGTtgtgttatacttttctttttatgtagttttagtggtgtacaataaaagtatattcattcattcattcattcattcataatattaaaaaacgcacataacttagaaaagttagaggtgcgtgctaggattctaAACcggctgggctatcaccgtttttatgttacttataataatttaaataataaagaatatttgactCACTTGAGCTCACTGATGCATTATCTGCCTCATCAGTTTCCTTCGCCTCAGTTGTCTCTGCGCTGTCCGTTTTCTGCCTCTTGCCATACTTGCGCTCGACGGTGTGGCGAACGGTCAAACGTGGGGTGGGAGATTCGTCCGGGGAGTCATCTGCTACTGTGACCTGCAGATTATACGAAtgaattatcaaaaagggttatcgagtctatcACCCTGGCcgaagaattagtttggccatccaaaggggctgCCCGCATATTAgtaactgtgcctcgctgcggtggtttcgaagacgttttagattttatttagtttcacatggtttatttataacattaataatttaaaatattgtattataaatgtaacattatgtattgtgctgaataaattgaaattgaaaaaaaaaaaattctgcatACCGTGGCTGTAGTAGTGGAAGTAGAAGCTGATGTTACAGTAGCTGCTGCTGATGTACTCGTAGTTTCAGTGGATGGTTGTGCTTGTGCGACCAGTATAGTCTGGCCTTTGGTTCCGCCGGGGCGAAGCGTCGCCTGCGTCGTACCATCAGATGTCTTGATGAAAACCAGCTTGGGTGGGCCGATGAACATTGGCCTGTATGTGataaatacaaacaataaaGTCACGTATTAATTTTAACGTCACCATAATGCCAGCGATTAAGCATCCCCGTAAGTTTGTATGTGGCAACCCGATAGGGGAGTTAATTTATAATCACTACAACAACGAAGTCTAAGTCCCATaagttatatgaaaaatatagggtaggcagtgcttttgtgcatatatgaagtgcacgtcactcGTTCTAATTATGCGCTATCAAAATGCCGCTGCGTGCGGCATACACccgcaggagaatttggcattttacatCAAAATGCCGTAGTGAAAGGTTCTATTTGTTGACTgacggaaaatattttttcgtcgTTGCCAGCAGTTTGAAGGGCCTTAAGATGTCATTTTGAATCTTTTCGGATCCAAACGGATCCGGAAAACatgtttacaaattatatttagggTTTGTTCAAATGATTTCGCAGTATCACCCAATGTAATTGAGATATTAAGAACTAGCGTTAAATCAATAATGAAAAAAAGCCCTCAacactaagaatattttatttctacacAGGTTTTCTTTTCTACCTTAGTTGTGATACATATTTATACTCATAATTTGCCATATTAATATCCACctgaataaaatagaaaacattttatttaaaaaacaagtcaagcaaaaatgtaaaatgccaAATCATCCTGCCAGTGTACGGACAGTTATGAAACCGAACCGACGGACCCGAACCGAACGGACAACGAGGTGAGCAGACAACATCAAGTAAGTCATTGGGAGCTGCTATAAACAAGAGTTCAATGACTGTGgactttggaactccctacaaaagacctatatacAGCAGTGACGTCAATGGGTTGTAGTGTTGATGATTATGATCATGAAATATGGAAAATGGATGTAACATCTGTTTCATAAACTGTGTATTAACCTTGGAACACCCTGGACCTGTGTACCAACAGGACTAAATGTCTTCAGCAGCTTATCATCTTTCTTAACAGTTATTTTGGGAGTTTCATCCTTTTTAGCAGGCCTGTTGGTCACATGGGCCTGTGTCTCGGCTGGTATGCAATCTCCTCCTGCCTCATCTGATTGACGCCACAGTCCTCTGATCTTGAGAACTTCGCCTGCTTTCAGAACTATGTCGAGTACCTCATTTGATACTGTGGTTTCACCTGAAAGAAAaaattgtacattatatacagggctaaataaaaaataccagaaagctctcagCCTGTAGTTGTTAACAACATtcaaactaacaacttttgctcttagactttttttttatctcgatcaagtttgtgaaatatttagtattgaatattttacattgatacttttattgttactactctgtaatgtacaCCGGCAATAGCGCGCTATCGTGCGGTCACTAGCCAAAAAACGCGAAGTTTTTcaatcacatgtatttggtttcacagtgtaatgtcagtTTACAGAAATAtcatgatttataaaaaaaaattaatacggAACTCTGAAAAGTAGTAAAAATTAAGGTTTTTGTATTATTGAATGCAAGTCAACAAGGCTTGAAAGCTttcgtgttttttatttaaaccaacTTTAATAAAGGGAGCTTCAAATCAACACCTTAACATAAAAAACAACACcgcaaattaaatttatcaaataacAGGCATGATTTGTTCCATTCCCTCTTCAAATGAGATAAAATTTATTGCTTCTGGTGATGTTAGTTTgcaatacagttgtcaccagccCATAGTTTTCCCACAGAAGTCATATAAGGCAAACAAAGtatagtttataagcacttttgaaacgtcaagtcagtctgtctgtTGTTACTCTACCAcgggttcagaaggcagattccacctaGAAGAaccagcaagaaactcaccaGATTGCTCTTAtgcaacatcattttatagttaaacaatctttagaatttatcTGATTtctgagagatgagagcagagtggCTTGCTCCCAAGCAGTCTTGTTGTTAAGCTTGACCAGGGATGTacaaccatgtttatttctactCCCAAGCGTTGCGGCAATGCTGCTTTCTCTTTGAAGGCGTAATTCCACACACATCAGGGTTAACACCCGCGCCTTAgcttgatagacacagggcggcagattgcaggatgtgttccttacatgcccctCAGCATgtgctctgttaataggcgatggttttcttaccatcaggtgggctatgtGATTGGTCtgacaattattactacaaaaatatatattatattaatttaatttaattataaattactaactGAATCGTGCAACGTTCTATAAAACGTcctcatataaacccattaccagcccactaaagggtacaggtctcctcctacaaaatgagatgggtttaggtcgtagtccagcatgctggcccagtgcggatcagTGGACTTCGCTAAAGATGATAAatcgtaaataaatatactacgaaaatacacaaatCAACCATACCTTTATACATATACTCGACAAGGATCTTCAAAGCTTTAGTGGAAATCTCTGACGGTAGAACCACGTAGATCATGCCGCCCATCCTTGTAACGGACCTTTGACCTTCGAACACGCTGGCTAGATAGACGCTGCATGAGCTCAGGATAAACTTGTGCGCGGGAATATGCGATCCGTCCATCGTACACAGAACGACATCCGTGAAGCGCTCCGACCGGAGCAAGGACGCAACGGAGCCGTTCAAATGTGAACTGTGTGAGTGCCATTTCAATTGGTAAGTGTCCGTCGACGTCATTGTGTCATTGCATGTTCACCGGCTCTTCTGGAAAAGAGGATTATAAAGTTTGAAAAGTTGGCAAAAGCTCACATTGTTTACATTTGGAATGTCATTAAAAACAACTCTACTACGAGTCTTTATCTCAAAATTCGAATACCGAATCTCGATTGAAACTCGTAAAAGGCTGTATGGTCAATCATCTTTGCCTGTCCCTGAACACAACGATACTCGGCTAAGGCCTTACACACGTCAATATTACTGGTAATATtctgtaggtatatttacaGTAATATTGCCGATGGCGTAAtaaagtattgtaaaaaaatattgtcaataatattgactgtgtgAGCAATCTTAGAGTGCCCGCActcagtcaatattattgataatattttttacccaATGCTTCAAATCTTCAATGGGGCCTTGCGGGCCAAGCAATATTATGGTCAATATACAGaaaattaatcataatattttcaaataagtaACGTCAAATAACAGATGACAGCAGAAATTTAACATCGGCAACCCTTTTAtcttaactatttatgtattaataccTTTTCAAAATGTGTtcagtttatatttgtaatcgGGGACAAAACGTTAGACCTATTCTCGAAAAAAGTCAATTTGTTATCAAGACAATCCTATGCAGATAAATCGTGCTCTTTACAGCATGTTACAACAATACATTACGATCTTTAATTAACGCAGCTGTGAAAACGCTCGATATAGCTAGTAGATAATACAATCGCAACCATTCGCTTGCTAAGTgtgaattaaaaacttaatacaAGTTATTTGGAAAGATAGGAAATGCGTACAAgatctttaatatataatattttaatcaatatttctaTAGTAGGGGACAAAAACCGTGTGCTTTTTAAAGTCactaaacaaaattattcaACGGAAATGGAAatcaaaatttagttaaaatcagaataataataatttattttcgttaCACACACTTATTAGACGGAACATACCGAAAATGGCAACTCTTAATAGTTAACGCACGtaagtaattaatttgaaaCTAGTCGTTACCTACCTCAAAGTATTTGAACTATTCGAATTTGATTGGCATTTTATAACAGAAAAAACGAAAGTAAAGAAAACTCACACGAATAATAATCACACAGTATTTGATAAATCCAAACATATGCGTTGTACCATCGCGTGCGACCCTC
The genomic region above belongs to Pararge aegeria chromosome 8, ilParAegt1.1, whole genome shotgun sequence and contains:
- the LOC120625755 gene encoding zinc finger protein 275 isoform X1, whose amino-acid sequence is MTSTDTYQLKWHSHSSHLNGSVASLLRSERFTDVVLCTMDGSHIPAHKFILSSCSVYLASVFEGQRSVTRMGGMIYVVLPSEISTKALKILVEYMYKGETTVSNEVLDIVLKAGEVLKIRGLWRQSDEAGGDCIPAETQAHVTNRPAKKDETPKITVKKDDKLLKTFSPVGTQVQGVPRPMFIGPPKLVFIKTSDGTTQATLRPGGTKGQTILVAQAQPSTETTSTSAAATVTSASTSTTTATVTVADDSPDESPTPRLTVRHTVERKYGKRQKTDSAETTEAKETDEADNASVSSKKSLRRSSDATTEVNVKTEPEWDASSIEEEERSIAEMFQAEMSVKSEPIDDTMEIDEDSLLYSPLACELCAEVFTVPASWVRHVQKHARDQSDSHARRRKDRSASDDTEETMALLKCDLCQKHFPNPAEWVRHIQSTHTETELALSNNSAPPKRHNRFTEGAQNKTCPHCKKTFPSHASMLIHMRTHTVRTYKSGERPFVCGLCNKGFNVKSNLLRHLRTLHDQEISPARPDDDDEAGASVARATPTPPPQEPKRES
- the LOC120625755 gene encoding longitudinals lacking protein, isoforms H/M/V isoform X5, yielding MTSTDTYQLKWHSHSSHLNGSVASLLRSERFTDVVLCTMDGSHIPAHKFILSSCSVYLASVFEGQRSVTRMGGMIYVVLPSEISTKALKILVEYMYKGETTVSNEVLDIVLKAGEVLKIRGLWRQSDEAGGDCIPAETQAHVTNRPAKKDETPKITVKKDDKLLKTFSPVGTQVQGVPRPMFIGPPKLVFIKTSDGTTQATLRPGGTKGQTILVAQAQPSTETTSTSAAATVTSASTSTTTATVTVADDSPDESPTPRLTVRHTVERKYGKRQKTDSAETTEAKETDEADNASVSSKKSLRRSSDATTEVNVKTEPEWDASSIEEEERSIAEMFQAEMSVKSEPIDDTMEIDEDSLLYSPLACELCAEVFTVPASWVRHVQKHARDQSDSHARRRKDRSASDDTEETMALLKCDLCQKHFPNPAEWVRHIQSTHTETELALSNNSAPPKRHNRFTEGAQNKTCPHCKKTFPSHASMLIHMRTHTGDQPRQARR
- the LOC120625755 gene encoding B-cell CLL/lymphoma 6 member B protein isoform X3, which produces MTSTDTYQLKWHSHSSHLNGSVASLLRSERFTDVVLCTMDGSHIPAHKFILSSCSVYLASVFEGQRSVTRMGGMIYVVLPSEISTKALKILVEYMYKGETTVSNEVLDIVLKAGEVLKIRGLWRQSDEAGGDCIPAETQAHVTNRPAKKDETPKITVKKDDKLLKTFSPVGTQVQGVPRPMFIGPPKLVFIKTSDGTTQATLRPGGTKGQTILVAQAQPSTETTSTSAAATVTSASTSTTTATVTVADDSPDESPTPRLTVRHTVERKYGKRQKTDSAETTEAKETDEADNASVSSKKSLRRSSDATTEVNVKTEPEWDASSIEEEERSIAEMFQAEMSVKSEPIDDTMEIDEDSLLYSPLACELCAEVFTVPASWVRHVQKHARDQSDSHARRRKDRSASDDTEETMALLKCDLCQKHFPNPAEWVRHIQSTHTETEGAQNKTCPHCKKTFPSHASMLIHMRTHTVRTYKSGERPFVCGLCNKGFNVKSNLLRHLRTLHDQEISPARPDDDDEAGASVARATPTPPPQEPKRES
- the LOC120625755 gene encoding zinc finger protein 275 isoform X2, with amino-acid sequence MTSTDTYQLKWHSHSSHLNGSVASLLRSERFTDVVLCTMDGSHIPAHKFILSSCSVYLASVFEGQRSVTRMGGMIYVVLPSEISTKALKILVEYMYKGETTVSNEVLDIVLKAGEVLKIRGLWRQSDEAGGDCIPAETQAHVTNRPAKKDETPKITVKKDDKLLKTFSPVGTQVQGVPRPMFIGPPKLVFIKTSDGTTQATLRPGGTKGQTILVAQAQPSTETTSTSAAATVTSASTSTTTATVTVADDSPDESPTPRLTVRHTVERKYGKRQKTDSAETTEAKETDEADNASVSSKKSLRRSSDATTEVNVKTEPEWDASSIEEEERSIAEMFQAEMSVKSEPIDDTMEIDEDSLLYSPLACELCAEVFTVPASWVRHVQKHARDQSDSHARRRKDRSASDDTEETMALLKCDLCQKHFPNPAEWVRHIQSTHTETELALSNNSAPPKRHNRFTEGAQNKTCPHCKKTFPSHASMLIHMRTHTGERPFVCGLCNKGFNVKSNLLRHLRTLHDQEISPARPDDDDEAGASVARATPTPPPQEPKRES
- the LOC120625755 gene encoding zinc finger and BTB domain-containing protein 18 isoform X4, whose product is MTSTDTYQLKWHSHSSHLNGSVASLLRSERFTDVVLCTMDGSHIPAHKFILSSCSVYLASVFEGQRSVTRMGGMIYVVLPSEISTKALKILVEYMYKGETTVSNEVLDIVLKAGEVLKIRGLWRQSDEAGGDCIPAETQAHVTNRPAKKDETPKITVKKDDKLLKTFSPVGTQVQGVPRPMFIGPPKLVFIKTSDGTTQATLRPGGTKGQTILVAQAQPSTETTSTSAAATVTSASTSTTTATVTVADDSPDESPTPRLTVRHTVERKYGKRQKTDSAETTEAKETDEADNASVSSKKSLRRSSDATTEVNVKTEPEWDASSIEEEERSIAEMFQAEMSVKSEPIDDTMEIDEDSLLYSPLACELCAEVFTVPASWVRHVQKHARDQSDSHARRRKDRSASDDTEETMALLKCDLCQKHFPNPAEWVRHIQSTHTETEGAQNKTCPHCKKTFPSHASMLIHMRTHTGERPFVCGLCNKGFNVKSNLLRHLRTLHDQEISPARPDDDDEAGASVARATPTPPPQEPKRES